Proteins encoded within one genomic window of Streptomyces profundus:
- a CDS encoding response regulator — protein MPIRVLLVDDQPLLRTGFRMILEAEHNLAVVGEAGDGLQALEQVRALQPDVVLMDIRMPRMDGVEATRQITGPAKDGPVKVLVLTTFDLDEYVVEALRAGASGFLLKDAPAVELVQAIRVVAGGEAMLAPSVTRRLLDMYASKLPSGEEPVPDALDTLTEREVEVLKLVARGLSNAEIAADLFVSETTVKTHVGHVLTKLELRDRVQAAVFAYESGLVRPGN, from the coding sequence ATGCCGATCCGCGTTCTGCTGGTGGACGACCAGCCGCTGTTGCGCACCGGTTTCCGCATGATCCTGGAGGCCGAGCACAACCTGGCCGTGGTGGGCGAGGCCGGGGACGGCCTCCAGGCCCTGGAGCAGGTCAGGGCGCTCCAGCCGGATGTGGTGCTGATGGACATCCGGATGCCCAGGATGGACGGCGTGGAGGCGACGCGGCAGATCACAGGGCCGGCGAAGGACGGCCCGGTCAAGGTGCTGGTGTTGACCACCTTCGATCTGGACGAGTACGTGGTGGAGGCGCTCCGCGCCGGGGCCAGCGGCTTTCTGTTGAAGGACGCGCCGGCCGTCGAACTGGTGCAGGCGATCCGGGTGGTGGCGGGCGGCGAGGCGATGCTGGCGCCCAGCGTCACCCGCCGACTGCTGGACATGTACGCCTCGAAGCTGCCCTCGGGCGAGGAGCCGGTCCCCGACGCCCTGGACACGTTGACCGAACGCGAGGTCGAGGTCCTCAAGCTGGTCGCCCGGGGGCTGTCCAACGCCGAGATCGCGGCCGACCTCTTCGTCAGCGAGACCACCGTCAAGACCCATGTGGGCCATGTGCTCACCAAGTTGGAGCTGCGGGACCGGGTGCAGGCGGCGGTGTTCGCCTACGAGAGCGGCCTGGTCCGGCCGGGCAACTAG
- a CDS encoding ABC transporter substrate-binding protein has product MKTRLGRARPALALPVAATLLAGCGLTGDDGAGRGQPITLGMTDEVLSVDPASGYDPGSWLVFNNVFQSLLSFPPGATEPQPEAAKQCGFTDRVSQRYTCTLQDDLSFSNGNALTSKDVKFSFDRTLRIDDPDGPAVMLASIDRIETPDDRTITFHLREPDATFPQRIASGAGSIVDHREYPADALRTDGQAVGSGVYTLESYTADEAAFEVNPDYHGPAEARNSGVTMRLYHGDQEALDAAVRGGDVDVAYRGLSADDIATLHSADRSGSGELKVVDGSSAEAQYLVFNLDDPVAGEPAVREAVARLIDREALVRDVYQRTVEPLYSVVPAGITGHNTAFFDRYGSNPDTEAAEAALRAAGITEPVELPLWVTPTRFGPDTVEAFERLADQLNGSGLFHATVESVAADVFAEGVAAGEFGAFVRGWVPDYPDPENFTDPFFGPDNVLANGYESDRISQELLPATRAQADRAQSVADFATLQDIVAEDIPLIPIWQGRQYAVAAESIGGLQWSLDASTVFRFWEIEKVDL; this is encoded by the coding sequence GTGAAGACACGCTTGGGGAGGGCCCGCCCGGCGCTCGCCCTCCCGGTGGCCGCGACCCTGCTCGCCGGCTGCGGACTGACCGGTGACGACGGCGCGGGCCGGGGCCAGCCCATCACGCTGGGCATGACCGACGAGGTGCTCTCCGTCGACCCGGCCTCCGGCTACGACCCCGGCTCCTGGCTGGTGTTCAACAACGTCTTCCAGTCCCTGCTGAGCTTCCCGCCCGGCGCCACCGAGCCGCAGCCCGAGGCAGCCAAGCAGTGCGGCTTCACCGACCGGGTCAGCCAGCGCTACACCTGCACCCTCCAGGACGACCTCAGCTTCAGCAACGGAAACGCGCTGACCTCGAAGGACGTCAAGTTCTCCTTCGACAGGACGCTGCGCATCGACGATCCCGACGGCCCGGCGGTGATGCTCGCCTCCATCGACCGGATAGAGACCCCGGACGACCGGACGATCACCTTCCACCTCAGGGAGCCCGACGCCACGTTCCCGCAGAGGATCGCCTCGGGCGCCGGCTCCATCGTCGACCACCGCGAGTACCCGGCCGACGCGCTGCGGACCGACGGGCAGGCGGTCGGATCCGGCGTCTACACCCTGGAGAGCTACACGGCGGACGAGGCCGCATTCGAGGTCAACCCGGACTACCACGGCCCCGCTGAGGCGCGGAACTCCGGCGTGACCATGCGGCTCTACCACGGCGACCAGGAGGCGCTGGACGCGGCGGTGCGCGGCGGGGACGTGGACGTCGCCTACCGGGGCCTGAGCGCCGATGACATCGCCACGCTGCACTCCGCCGACCGCAGCGGGAGCGGCGAGCTCAAGGTGGTGGACGGGAGCAGCGCCGAGGCCCAGTACCTGGTCTTCAACCTCGACGATCCGGTCGCCGGCGAGCCGGCGGTCCGCGAGGCCGTGGCCCGTCTCATCGACCGCGAGGCGCTGGTGCGCGACGTCTACCAGCGCACCGTCGAGCCCCTCTACTCGGTCGTCCCCGCCGGGATCACCGGCCACAACACGGCCTTCTTCGACCGCTACGGCAGCAACCCCGACACCGAGGCGGCCGAGGCCGCCCTCCGCGCCGCCGGGATCACCGAGCCGGTGGAGCTGCCCCTCTGGGTCACCCCCACCCGCTTCGGCCCCGACACCGTCGAGGCCTTCGAGCGCCTGGCCGACCAGCTCAACGGGTCCGGCCTCTTCCACGCCACGGTGGAGAGCGTCGCCGCCGACGTGTTCGCCGAGGGCGTGGCCGCCGGCGAGTTCGGCGCCTTCGTCCGGGGCTGGGTCCCCGACTACCCGGATCCGGAGAACTTCACGGATCCGTTCTTCGGCCCGGACAACGTCCTCGCCAACGGCTACGAATCGGACCGGATCAGCCAGGAGCTGCTGCCCGCCACCCGCGCCCAGGCCGACCGCGCCCAGTCCGTCGCGGACTTCGCCACGCTCCAGGACATCGTGGCCGAGGACATCCCCCTGATCCCCATCTGGCAGGGCCGCCAGTACGCGGTCGCCGCGGAGAGCATCGGCGGCCTCCAGTGGAGCCTGGACGCCTCCACCGTCTTCCGCTTCTGGGAGATCGAGAAGGTCGACCTCTGA
- a CDS encoding HAD family hydrolase: MTSSTPALDTRHAPGPLPQAVLLDMDGTLVDTEDFWWDAEVEVFGALGHVLSDEHRAVVVGGPMTRSAGYLIEVTGADIGLDALSDLLNEAFLRRLDRGVPLMPGARRLLTELAAHGVPTALVSASHRAVIDRILRSLGPEFFACTVAGDDIRRTKPHPDPYLTAALRLGAEPARCVAVEDTATGVASAEAAGCPVLVVPSVAAVPAAPGRTVVGSLEEVDLALLRSLLLAPPARPGPEPRVTPVPERRP; the protein is encoded by the coding sequence ATGACGAGTTCCACGCCCGCCCTGGACACCCGGCACGCGCCCGGGCCCCTGCCACAGGCCGTGCTCCTGGACATGGACGGCACCCTGGTCGACACCGAGGACTTCTGGTGGGACGCCGAGGTGGAGGTCTTCGGGGCCCTCGGCCATGTGCTCTCCGACGAGCACCGCGCCGTGGTGGTCGGCGGCCCGATGACCCGCTCCGCCGGCTACCTGATCGAGGTCACCGGCGCCGACATCGGCCTCGACGCGCTGAGCGACCTGCTCAACGAGGCGTTCCTGCGCCGCCTCGACCGGGGTGTCCCGCTGATGCCGGGAGCCCGCCGGCTCCTCACCGAGCTGGCCGCCCACGGGGTGCCGACGGCTCTGGTCTCCGCCTCCCACCGCGCCGTGATCGACCGGATACTGCGTTCGCTCGGCCCGGAGTTCTTCGCCTGCACCGTCGCGGGCGACGACATCCGGCGCACCAAGCCCCACCCCGACCCCTACCTCACCGCCGCGCTGCGCCTGGGCGCCGAGCCCGCCCGCTGCGTCGCCGTCGAGGACACGGCGACGGGCGTCGCTTCCGCCGAGGCCGCCGGCTGCCCGGTGCTGGTGGTGCCCTCGGTCGCCGCCGTCCCCGCCGCCCCCGGACGCACCGTGGTCGGCTCCCTGGAGGAGGTCGACCTCGCCCTCCTCCGCTCCCTCCTCCTGGCGCCGCCGGCCCGCCCCGGGCCGGAACCGCGGGTCACCCCCGTCCCCGAACGCCGTCCGTGA
- a CDS encoding RecB family exonuclease yields the protein MTRTAASPPRSLSPSRAADFQQCPLLYRFRVIDKLPEAPSAAATRGTVVHAVLERVFDAPAEERSVPRARELVAPEWRRLLAKRPELAQLFGRSPAESADGEAELDGAESDATGPDGAESDASALDEERLAAFLAEAERLVERWFSLEDPTRLEPAERELFVEATLDSGLLLRGVIDRVDVAPSGEIRIVDYKTGKAPPAAYAGGALFQMKFYALVLWRLRGAVPRRLQLVYLGSGEVLTYDPTEEDLRGVERKVHALWDAIQRATESGDWRPRRGRLCDWCDHQARCPEFGGTPPPYPLQVRAPGLPEQSAGASEPAVARE from the coding sequence ATGACTCGGACCGCCGCCTCCCCGCCACGTTCGCTCTCGCCGTCCCGGGCCGCCGACTTCCAGCAGTGCCCCCTGCTCTACCGCTTTCGGGTGATCGACAAACTGCCGGAGGCGCCCAGCGCGGCGGCCACCAGGGGCACGGTGGTCCATGCGGTGCTTGAGCGCGTCTTCGACGCGCCGGCGGAGGAGCGCAGCGTGCCCAGGGCTCGTGAGCTGGTGGCCCCGGAGTGGCGGCGGCTGTTGGCGAAGCGTCCCGAGCTGGCCCAGCTGTTCGGGCGCTCGCCCGCGGAGTCGGCGGACGGCGAAGCGGAGTTGGACGGCGCGGAGTCGGATGCCACGGGGCCGGACGGCGCGGAGTCGGATGCCTCGGCGTTGGACGAGGAGCGGCTGGCGGCCTTTCTGGCGGAGGCGGAGCGGTTGGTGGAGCGGTGGTTCTCGCTGGAGGATCCGACGCGTCTTGAGCCGGCCGAGCGGGAGTTGTTCGTCGAGGCCACGCTGGATTCGGGGCTGCTGCTGCGCGGGGTGATCGACCGGGTGGATGTGGCGCCGAGCGGCGAGATCCGGATCGTGGACTACAAGACGGGCAAGGCCCCGCCGGCGGCGTACGCGGGGGGCGCGCTCTTCCAGATGAAGTTCTACGCGCTGGTCCTCTGGCGGCTGCGGGGCGCCGTGCCGCGCCGTCTCCAGCTGGTCTATCTGGGCAGCGGCGAGGTGCTCACCTACGACCCGACGGAGGAGGATCTGCGCGGGGTCGAGCGGAAGGTGCACGCGCTGTGGGACGCGATCCAGCGGGCCACCGAGTCGGGCGACTGGCGCCCCAGGCGCGGCCGGCTCTGCGACTGGTGCGACCACCAGGCGCGCTGCCCCGAGTTCGGCGGCACTCCCCCGCCGTATCCCCTTCAGGTGCGGGCGCCCGGGCTGCCGGAGCAGTCCGCCGGCGCGTCGGAGCCGGCCGTGGCGCGGGAGTAG